Proteins encoded together in one Longimicrobiales bacterium window:
- a CDS encoding TonB-dependent receptor, whose product LRFVLLPAALELEQIDVQAARTASAELRRLSVSTPVLEREIRTLPLSTRNVMNMAALAPGIRSHRPASGQSVPAAGALRGERFLNVYLDGVELKNLYDGGIVGFPQSGSPFPADALRELRVQLQPYDPSYARAAAFAIDAVTQRGTNETEATAMAFVQPRGFAAANDFLREVPNFIQPGLSRQQLGAAIRGPVRRDRLFYAASYELSNTRSIVEVVPGRPGFDPDIWNAHAGVFPITHRNHTGLLRLTYTPRPEHALDMTVSMRRLVATTRFGGMQSYESAVRDRHAVHTLGVTHRWLPHARLANELSLQAVAWNNSARALFPQPVRSYPSLTIGARSDRFEIDERHVRIINRLTHAFDAGSGSHVTRAGLELARVRLENFAPIFAAGLFTFESDTATLPRRAVISAGVADPASQREAHMRMAGLVTGLYVSHEWRPVPHLTLSLGLRHDADFGLLNNDLVLPWLADPELAALPALRGYLNDGDDRRNDLDNVSPRFAFSWDVSRDGTTMLRGGAGIIYDRVPGFITFQEQSGARWRTYMFDSPGTVDAAVLRQRIASGEGRLGAVTLVANDMEAPENRQWSIGIGRRITSALTLNADFIHQDVRNLFAEMNLNWLDQSVSPAQRALTDRFGDIVVWDDFARARYRALLAQLTWDPAPDRRIALAYTLGFAEADWDVANRSVPAAAAEQFYVLQRTSGDERHRFVLSGMLPTPFATTLSWIATAASPRPYLATNGQDINLNEVLFDDWIGGRRYLVPTNSWRNWYRVLDVRLARTFGMPGGWRGMLAVEGFNLLNSENYSGFHGTMLTRNGSDMTSFGQPDGVFATRQVQLGLRVEH is encoded by the coding sequence CGAGCGGGAGATCCGCACACTGCCACTGAGCACACGCAACGTCATGAACATGGCCGCGCTCGCTCCGGGCATCCGCTCTCATCGTCCCGCCAGTGGCCAGAGCGTTCCGGCAGCGGGCGCGCTCCGCGGCGAACGCTTCCTGAACGTCTACCTCGATGGCGTGGAACTGAAGAATCTGTATGACGGCGGTATCGTCGGCTTCCCGCAGTCCGGCTCGCCGTTTCCCGCCGACGCACTGCGCGAGCTCCGCGTACAGCTTCAGCCCTACGACCCGTCGTATGCGCGCGCGGCCGCCTTCGCGATCGACGCAGTGACGCAACGCGGCACCAACGAGACGGAGGCAACGGCGATGGCGTTCGTACAGCCGCGTGGGTTCGCGGCCGCGAACGACTTCCTGCGCGAGGTACCGAACTTCATCCAGCCGGGTCTGTCGCGTCAGCAGCTGGGCGCCGCGATCCGCGGCCCGGTTCGACGCGACCGCCTCTTCTACGCGGCGTCGTACGAGCTGTCGAACACGCGCAGCATCGTCGAAGTCGTGCCCGGCCGACCTGGATTCGACCCGGATATCTGGAATGCGCACGCCGGCGTGTTCCCGATCACGCACCGCAACCACACGGGGCTGCTGCGGCTGACGTACACCCCACGGCCGGAACACGCGCTGGACATGACCGTGTCCATGCGGCGGCTGGTCGCGACGACGAGGTTCGGTGGTATGCAGTCCTACGAAAGCGCGGTGCGCGATCGACATGCAGTTCATACGCTGGGCGTCACACACCGCTGGCTGCCGCACGCACGGCTCGCAAACGAGCTGAGCCTTCAGGCGGTCGCGTGGAACAACTCGGCCCGGGCTCTGTTTCCGCAGCCGGTACGCAGCTATCCCAGCCTCACGATCGGCGCGCGGAGTGATCGGTTCGAGATCGACGAGCGTCACGTACGCATCATCAACCGGCTGACGCACGCGTTCGACGCCGGCTCCGGCAGCCACGTCACACGCGCCGGACTGGAGCTGGCACGGGTTCGCCTCGAGAACTTCGCGCCGATTTTCGCAGCCGGCCTATTCACATTCGAATCCGACACGGCCACGCTGCCACGGCGGGCGGTGATCAGCGCAGGCGTCGCCGATCCCGCTTCCCAGCGGGAGGCGCACATGAGAATGGCCGGATTGGTGACCGGCCTGTACGTCAGTCACGAATGGCGGCCGGTGCCGCATCTGACTCTCAGTCTCGGGCTCCGCCACGATGCGGACTTCGGACTCCTCAACAACGATCTCGTGCTGCCGTGGCTGGCCGATCCGGAGCTCGCGGCGCTACCTGCGCTGCGCGGCTATCTGAACGACGGCGACGATCGCCGCAATGACCTCGACAACGTGTCTCCACGCTTCGCCTTCTCCTGGGACGTCTCGCGCGATGGCACGACCATGCTGCGCGGAGGTGCCGGTATCATCTACGATCGTGTGCCCGGCTTCATCACGTTCCAGGAGCAGAGCGGCGCCCGCTGGCGCACGTACATGTTCGACTCGCCCGGCACCGTCGACGCGGCTGTTCTGCGGCAGCGCATCGCGTCAGGCGAGGGACGGCTCGGGGCGGTAACCCTGGTGGCCAACGACATGGAGGCGCCGGAGAACCGGCAGTGGTCCATCGGGATCGGCAGGCGCATCACGAGCGCACTGACGTTGAATGCCGATTTCATCCACCAGGATGTGCGCAACCTGTTCGCGGAGATGAATCTCAACTGGCTGGACCAATCGGTGTCGCCGGCGCAGCGTGCCCTCACCGACCGCTTCGGCGACATCGTCGTGTGGGATGACTTCGCGCGAGCGCGCTACCGCGCGTTGCTCGCTCAGCTGACCTGGGATCCCGCGCCGGACCGTCGCATCGCGCTGGCGTACACGCTCGGCTTTGCCGAGGCCGACTGGGACGTCGCGAATCGGAGTGTCCCCGCCGCCGCCGCGGAGCAGTTCTACGTGCTGCAGCGTACCAGCGGTGATGAGCGGCACAGGTTCGTGCTCTCGGGGATGCTGCCCACACCGTTCGCCACCACACTCTCCTGGATCGCGACCGCGGCGAGCCCGCGGCCGTACCTCGCGACCAACGGTCAGGACATCAACCTGAACGAGGTGCTGTTCGACGACTGGATCGGCGGCCGTCGCTACCTCGTCCCCACGAACTCGTGGCGCAACTGGTATCGTGTCCTGGACGTGCGCCTCGCGCGCACGTTCGGCATGCCGGGTGGCTGGCGCGGCATGCTCGCGGTGGAGGGGTTCAACCTGCTCAACAGCGAGAACTACTCCGGGTTCCACGGTACGATGTTGACCCGGAACGGCAGCGACATGACGAGCTTCGGTCAGCCGGACGGCGTGTTTGCGACGCGCCAGGTACAGCTTGGCCTGCGCGTCGAGCACTGA
- a CDS encoding protein kinase has protein sequence MPTDDRWMLIKETAADALELPPESRREFIEQACPDAQLRNEVEMLVRDAERATGFLEQPATDLLPALSASENAAARTALQEALGDQYIIEREIGRGGMATVFLARDERHGRRVAIKLVSPESAALESTSSGGSRFQQEISIAAQLNHPHILPLHDSGAAAELLYYIMPHVEGETLRERILREGPLPLHDVVRVLRDVARALAYAHRHGIVHRDIKPANILLNVDGDALVADFGVARALAAAAGRAEAHGHGHGSRHSGSGSGTPLMGTAKYMAPEQAARDPAADHRVDLYSLGVVAYEMIVGAPPFGHTGADELLQAHMHDVPQPVSALRPGVPPWLAELVSSLLAKSPDARPQDAGEVLRQLNRPLTAQVPAAAPTSEFPALRPRRRIIAASAILLLIVVSVISVWRAAPPAAAELAIAILPFSSETGDPDDAPFSAGLTEELTTLLGNVTGLHVVGRRSALMLAGKGLDVRTIADTLGVQFVLGGTVRRDADRLRITTWIARGSDGRVLRSESYEHGASMHDIVAVQEQIARDVIVALALPPSAVTPSSARQVAPTDDALAYELYLKGRHLETRRGRADLYRAAEFFDQVLERDSSYARAHAGLADVYTALALFGYERPHDMYPKARAAAQRAIGLDSTLVEARASLAHLLFVYDFDWEGARLEFQRAIALDPDYALIRFFYAAFLNGRGRFAEGLEQLRIARALDPLAPVGMLAGRLYVNARQPDSAIAVLQEALRFDPSLDLAHQQLGHAFLQKRMYPEAIAALQRAAELSGVRDSAQLAYVQAVAGQRAQAEVTLQLLLATGSTRYLPSFHIAMAHAGLGNVNEALSWLERAYDERASFMDGVNVTPAFDRLRAEPRFRSLMRRMNMESP, from the coding sequence ATGCCGACTGATGACCGCTGGATGCTGATCAAGGAAACAGCGGCCGACGCACTGGAGCTTCCGCCTGAGTCGCGCCGTGAGTTTATCGAGCAGGCGTGTCCGGATGCGCAGTTGCGCAATGAAGTCGAGATGCTGGTCCGCGACGCCGAACGCGCCACCGGTTTCCTGGAACAGCCCGCGACGGACCTGCTGCCGGCACTCAGCGCGAGCGAGAACGCAGCAGCGAGGACGGCACTGCAGGAGGCGCTCGGCGATCAATACATCATCGAGCGCGAGATCGGGCGCGGCGGCATGGCCACGGTCTTCCTCGCCCGCGACGAGCGGCATGGGCGACGGGTCGCCATCAAGCTGGTCTCTCCCGAGAGCGCGGCCCTGGAATCCACGTCGAGCGGCGGCAGCCGGTTCCAGCAGGAGATCAGCATCGCAGCGCAGCTGAATCACCCGCACATCCTGCCACTGCATGACTCGGGAGCTGCCGCCGAGCTCCTCTATTACATCATGCCGCACGTCGAGGGCGAAACTCTCCGCGAGCGAATTCTCAGGGAAGGACCGCTGCCGCTGCACGATGTGGTACGCGTGCTCCGCGATGTCGCTCGCGCGCTCGCATACGCTCACCGCCACGGCATCGTCCACCGCGACATCAAGCCCGCGAACATTCTGCTCAACGTGGACGGCGATGCGCTGGTCGCCGACTTCGGCGTGGCACGTGCCCTCGCCGCGGCGGCCGGCCGCGCCGAGGCGCACGGGCACGGGCACGGCTCGCGCCACAGCGGCAGCGGCAGCGGGACTCCGCTGATGGGCACGGCGAAGTACATGGCACCGGAGCAGGCAGCGCGTGATCCGGCCGCAGATCACCGTGTGGACCTGTATTCGCTCGGCGTCGTCGCATACGAGATGATCGTCGGCGCGCCGCCGTTCGGGCACACCGGTGCCGACGAGCTGCTGCAGGCCCATATGCACGACGTGCCGCAGCCGGTGTCGGCGCTGCGCCCGGGCGTGCCACCGTGGCTGGCCGAGCTCGTGTCGTCACTGCTGGCGAAGTCGCCTGACGCGCGGCCACAGGATGCAGGCGAGGTTCTGCGTCAGCTGAACCGGCCTCTCACTGCTCAGGTTCCAGCCGCTGCGCCCACTTCTGAATTTCCCGCGTTGCGGCCGCGCCGCCGCATCATCGCCGCATCTGCGATCCTGCTCCTGATCGTCGTCAGCGTCATCTCGGTATGGCGTGCGGCTCCGCCTGCAGCAGCGGAGCTGGCCATTGCCATCCTGCCGTTCTCCAGCGAGACCGGTGATCCGGACGACGCACCATTCAGCGCGGGGCTCACGGAGGAGCTCACGACTCTCCTCGGCAACGTGACGGGGTTGCACGTCGTCGGACGCAGATCGGCACTCATGCTGGCGGGGAAGGGTCTGGATGTGCGCACCATTGCCGATACACTCGGCGTGCAGTTCGTGCTCGGCGGCACGGTGCGGCGCGACGCCGATCGGCTGCGGATCACGACATGGATCGCCCGTGGGTCCGACGGGAGGGTGCTCCGGTCGGAGAGCTACGAACACGGCGCGAGCATGCACGACATTGTTGCGGTGCAGGAGCAGATCGCACGCGATGTCATTGTGGCGCTGGCGCTGCCGCCGTCGGCAGTCACCCCTTCCAGCGCCCGCCAGGTCGCCCCCACGGATGATGCGCTGGCCTACGAGCTCTACCTCAAGGGTCGGCATCTGGAGACACGCCGAGGTCGCGCAGACCTGTACCGCGCCGCGGAGTTTTTCGATCAGGTGCTCGAACGCGATTCGTCGTACGCGCGGGCGCATGCCGGACTGGCGGACGTCTATACGGCACTCGCGCTCTTCGGGTACGAACGGCCTCACGACATGTACCCGAAGGCACGGGCTGCCGCGCAGCGGGCGATCGGCCTCGACAGCACTCTCGTCGAGGCGCGCGCTTCACTGGCCCATCTGCTCTTCGTTTACGATTTCGACTGGGAGGGCGCGCGCCTGGAATTTCAGCGGGCCATAGCGCTGGACCCCGATTACGCGCTCATCCGCTTCTTCTACGCCGCCTTCCTGAACGGACGTGGCCGGTTCGCCGAGGGGCTCGAGCAGTTGCGTATTGCCCGCGCATTGGATCCGCTCGCACCGGTGGGCATGCTGGCCGGTCGCCTGTACGTGAATGCGCGCCAGCCGGACAGCGCGATCGCCGTGCTGCAGGAGGCGTTGCGATTCGATCCGTCCCTGGATCTCGCGCACCAGCAGCTCGGGCACGCGTTCCTTCAGAAGCGAATGTACCCAGAGGCCATCGCGGCGCTCCAGCGTGCGGCCGAGCTGAGCGGCGTGCGGGATTCGGCCCAGCTCGCCTACGTTCAGGCCGTCGCCGGACAGCGCGCCCAGGCCGAGGTCACGCTGCAGCTGCTGCTCGCAACCGGCTCCACCCGCTACCTGCCGTCCTTCCACATTGCGATGGCGCACGCAGGTCTCGGAAATGTCAATGAAGCATTGAGCTGGCTGGAGCGCGCGTACGACGAAAGAGCGTCGTTCATGGATGGCGTCAACGTGACTCCGGCCTTCGATCGGCTTCGCGCCGAACCGAGGTTCAGGTCGCTCATGCGCAGAATGAACATGGAGTCACCCTGA
- a CDS encoding ECF-type sigma factor, producing MTAALAAARDGTPGALDRVFPLVYEQLHRLAHRRLAAESPGHTLSTTALVHEAYVKLVDQTRVQWQDRAHFFAVAAGAMRRILVDHARRHRAARRGGGIRHEALDEVEIAVVERAEEIVALDEALLRLAAIDARQARVVEFRFFGGLTEAETAETMGLSQRTVAREWVTAKGWLYRELRGDAD from the coding sequence GTGACCGCTGCTCTCGCGGCCGCGCGCGACGGTACGCCGGGCGCACTCGATCGAGTGTTTCCGCTGGTGTACGAGCAGCTCCACCGGCTGGCCCACCGGCGGCTGGCGGCCGAGTCGCCTGGCCACACACTGTCGACGACCGCCCTGGTGCACGAAGCCTATGTGAAGCTGGTCGATCAGACGCGCGTGCAGTGGCAGGACCGGGCTCATTTCTTTGCAGTCGCGGCCGGGGCGATGCGCCGGATCCTGGTGGATCATGCCCGTCGTCATCGGGCCGCCCGGCGCGGGGGCGGAATACGCCACGAGGCGCTGGACGAGGTCGAGATCGCGGTCGTGGAGCGCGCGGAAGAGATCGTGGCCCTCGACGAGGCACTGCTGAGGCTGGCCGCCATCGACGCGCGCCAGGCCAGGGTGGTGGAGTTCCGTTTTTTCGGCGGCCTCACCGAGGCGGAGACGGCCGAAACGATGGGGCTGTCGCAGCGCACGGTTGCGCGCGAGTGGGTTACGGCGAAGGGCTGGCTGTACCGGGAGCTGCGTGGCGATGCCGACTGA